In Asterias rubens chromosome 2, eAstRub1.3, whole genome shotgun sequence, the sequence TGATTtgagatcttgtctttgtaccacaaaattcaaatctcttctcaaaacttatcttaagTTACAGGTTtccaaggactaattttgttgtgtctgtttttcattgtttttctttgttttgttcgtttttgGTTTACTGTGCATTGAACACCCAGTAGAGTGGATATGTTCACATTACAAGGCTTTATTCTTACAGATAACTTTCAATGACCGAGTTATAGCTGGCTGCAGTTCATTAAGAGTGACCGACTAGCCTTATGGGTGTCGTAGTGCATAAAGTGGTCACCTATGGCCCTCGTTTGGCCATTTGTGTGTTGGTTCTTTCCTCATGCCACACAGGTTTTTCTCTGTGCCCTCCAGCTTGCTTCCTTCCGGaggtgtttctcaaaatgcttaaaaCTATCAAACGCTGCTCCAGGCTTCTTACCAAAGGTTTTAATTGCCATTGATTTTAATAGCGATTTTCAAACATGCCTTCATTTAATGACGATGAAGTTATTGACATTGGTGTTTACAGGGTGCAGCATCTTCGAACAAGCAGGTTGCATTTTGGGATCAGCTTCTTGACATTCTATGCATCTCAGATGCTTCTGACAACCCACAGAAGAGATCCATGGCAAGCCCTGGAATTATCAGGTAAATTAATCAGGGAGGCATTgttggcttgtgtgtaaagcgctcgcctctcaccaaggtggccatggttcgatacccggtcagggccatatgtgagttgcgCCTTGAgttccttgtttggtagatacgtgcgctatataatctttgatacgtgcactatataagactttgatattattattgagtTGTACAGCgtgctgtgctccgtggtcataatgggttgatgtggctggctgccaaaggcgcccttgcatgcctggtTCTCGAAACAttgtagctgcgtccttcgcaattcagctcttagctgctaGTATtacagacgcgctatattttccgtatttccacgagcgcgcacgtgataacgtatttatcttcaagcaaacttggcgcgtgacagaacacacaatacgcatggtagtgatattagccgtgcaatataggtttttatcaccactcctttctgccaatctgattggaggattagcgcgtacttgaagataatataaTTAATGGCAGGTTAATTCAAAattgttggttcgagtcccacactagtaaatatttctttgttcaaccccaaataatttatacccagtcagtttcccttgtgttttatattatttgatatctcgAAATAAAAGGTTGTATCacaatttgggtgtgatccctggctacacggcagttaacggttgtatggcttctgcatgcccccccccctcccgaaccaagatattgacaaaatagggataccgccaatatagggctacaatcccggccatatgtCGTTGgggccccctgccccctttcaatatTGGTTCCAATTGCCTATCTTCTTctgcgttacagtcaacattgaacGGGGGGCGGGGGAGACAATTGTCAATGGGAAGTGGAcaaggaatgggtggcccaagcattttggcctcagtttgtagagcacagGCACGATAATGCAGAGGTTGTTggttctagtaaatttttcttagGAAGTGACCAAGAAAATCAAGTTGTAAACCCATTTCATAATATAAGCATGTGAAGTAGACTATTCCATAGACCATATGCACATGACGTGACGTCACTCAAGTGAGTAGGACGCCCTCACCTTGACGTCAAAAGAAGGTTATTCGTTGGCAAATCCcgtttttaagaaaaatgtaaaaaacttagggagcaatgttttcaggggaGTCGCGTAAGTACGTTTTTCATGCTAACATcgttttcgtctcactgagatgaACATTATCTTGGTGAAATTGATTTACTCATTagtttatcaaaaactacagcacctcagctagtaatatttttagaGGAGCTTTCTGTCATTATCTtatactgtgtaagtttaatgtaaatctgtggacatggtgttttgctttgtacaaaaaaataatttttgtttcaaatatcaagtaatacaCCACGACAAAAACTGACTGGAaattttttttgacaatttttgttaaagtgACTTTTTCCGACCACTTTCGTCACTGACTGCTACTTAATTTTGGTTGCAGTGAGAGCATGACCCTTGATGACCAGTTTGATCGCGACTGCCAATACTTGACCACCTTGTCTGGACAGCGTGATCTTAAAGAGACATTCTCCACAAAGCTCAACCTTCTACCTCCAGACCTCTTGAGACTGATTGAGAACAACATCAAACAACAGGGACTGGAGGGACTAAGGTAAGTCTAATTTAGCCATTCATTGGCCCTTTGAAGACcttcatttctgtataatccATAGAGTTatttaagaactagagggcgcactggtgatgctacTTGCACAAACACGACGAGACGGCAAGAGAACACGcgtgccattctgtacgcgcgttgaatatgtaGTACACTTTGTAAATTATGATTAGTGagcgctacgcgatgctgttttgtcaacttagaaaatggccgcatgcgcACATTCCGAGCCACGTATATAGGCAAGTGCGCCCTctgttcttatatataactctatggtataATTATTACTTTACTCCCAGGCATTGCTAATCTTGATGATTTTTTGCTGCGCTATTTTCAGGTAAAATGTCAGGAAAATTAATAAGAAACAGAAATACAAGAAATACATAGTTTGGGTTTTGAGTTGTAGATTCTATGTGTACACCGGACACATTGGTTAAAAGGTCAATTCAGTCCCAAACATTTTCTTAGACCCAAAtgtttaagcaaaattttgttaaaTATTACGGCTCTGGGCAGTTTGGTACAAGCCGCTTGCAGCCACTATGGTTTCTACTAAAGGGTCAATCTTGCATTAGTCATGTTAGTGTGTACTTGTCATATATAATatggttttatattttcatggAAAATGTGACACCGGTGTCTCACCTGTCGTCAATTTccccaaactctttctaacttaggattaatcttaggatgaGTTGAGTTCTGTATCCATAGATTTTACGAcccattgaacccatcctaagttaggacgagtcagttactcgtcctaactcgagataggattaatccaagcGGCTGCAGGTTCCTCCTATCAGGAAGTTTAAGCGTGAAACCAGGATTTTAGTTTAAGCATGAAACCAGGATTTCTGCTAAGCTCGTTCCCACCCCAACCATAATGCTGttgctttgctgagatgtagagtATACCAAAGTTCCATTCCAACATCATTATTCCTGGTACTGCATATCTTTGGAACTCATTGCCTGGTGCATAGTTCCCTGTCGCTTGGAAATAAATCAAAGGTGGTCGTCatcaagattttgtttttgcatcacGGGTGAATCTCTGTTATTCTCGCTTCGATATGCTGCGCTTTTGGTCAGTGTGGGGCACGGGGGTTGGAATCCCcttcctaaaaaaaaatgccCAAGTAGTGGTAAAGAAGCAGTGAgtacttttcagaactgagacatctcccgaattctgaaaatgcaatctgcggtagtagaatatatagcaagacaaaatctacctggcaagtaggtatacacatggtgttaccacaaaccaaatatatatatatatatattgatacttCGCCaggcaatgcctcaaatccaatatcatattaatataaataaattaatcaatcaaaattataataaatattttaaaacaattaataaaaaactttaaaaacccaataaaaaaacaacaactatactataacaaaagcaaacaaacaaaaaaatgaaaaacattgcCATACCACTCATCAAGTAAATCAGATAATTTATCAAGTCGGCAGGCATCGAATTTCATTataaacatgttgaaagggcaaggccatttacattgcacaaagggcacttccattggaaaatcttaaggcatcaagaccaagaccagggacaacggaggccatggccgtGGCCTGCGTGTAACTCCAGTTGATTTTACTGAACGCAACAAGTCAACATACTGTGATGATTCCTGCCAAGTGGAATAAACTGAATGATAGAGTAGAGGTAAATTTCTGTGCCAAGACGACTTAATGAAAACTAATGCGGGTAAGTTGACTTTTCAGTTTAAGTAAGTCAATTTAGGGGGCGGGGGGTGGGCTACTTTGGCAAGCTGATTTTGTAGGGTAAGTCTGTCGTCTTGGGGAGATAAATAATCTTGATATGTGGTATGGCCCTTTCTGAATCTCAGGGAATGATTttgtccagcaattttgcatagactttttatgtcggcttggtgaagaaaatcagataATACTTGTTTccataaataaagaaatcctgctcattggtctacttctctagtgctttggatactatttccaaaagctccttggaatttataaccccaggggttaccaaacggtagaattggcatcatttcaacatacctttgaatttttatccaagtttcagactttttcgttagtaacgACTCTCGCCCCTGATAGCAAGAAAATTAGACTGAActtgttttgggggttgaatgaagaaaaatttactagagcaggatttaaaCCAACGAACCCTGGTTaaacgtgctggcgctctaccaactgagctatctaataGCCCAATGTTGGCGGACTCTCTATTTTGGCAGTTTCTTTGTTCagggttgccagtcagaagtcgTGAAACCGTTAAATGCCATGTTAAGTCAGGGATCACACACAAGTTTTTAATACAGCTTTGGAAGCGCCGGCAACCAGGGGATAACCTTAAACCCCCAAATTAGCCGATATTTAATAAGACtagtttttaaagccattggaccctttcggtacaaaaaaaaaaaaaagttcacagatttacaaataatttacagggtttacagaaggtaatggtgaaagacttctcttgaaatattagtcgttagcgagaattacggatttgttataaacacatgtcatggcaccgcgaaacgcgcgaaaacaggagtgggttttcccgttattttctcccgactccgatgttcgattgagcctaaatttccacaggattgttgttttatatataagttgtgatacacgaagtgtgggacttggacaatactgtttaccgaagtgtataatggctttaaactccAATTAATATTGGAATTTTTTGTTGTggctctgatcagcagagtgggggCTTGAGTCCCGCCTTGTGTCCTGAGGCAAAACTCTAAAGTTATATGTTTATAGCTTTCTCCATCAGGTTGGGCGTAAAGCTTTGTGTTGcataatgcacgtaaaagatcCCAGTAGTCACACTTAATAATCGCTTACAGAAGGGATTTGTcttggtgtttctggcagtggctgctcaGTGTGTCCCGGCTCATTGtaaaaggccgagtcacactgcagacatggcgaaaacgataacgatcacgatgcaaagagaatgcattctattggttaaatTGCTCCACGCAGCTAGAATacacacacgctcattcaaccaatagaatgagTTCTCTTTGCTTTGtgatcgttatcgctgcagtgtgactccgCCTTTATAATGAGTCTTGTAGGACATGCCTGTCTtggaaaaaataacaataagcGCTTTAAGATGATTGCTTTGCGACCCCTatatacaaaaacaagtttttattgttCTAAAATCAGATTATGTTGCTGTACAATGTTTggatgaaaatgaaatttattattattatttttttttttcttcagaccaCAACCCCCAGACAGAGCTAAACTCAATGaagttatcttcaaactgtcgAAGGACCTAGAGGCATCTGAAGCCCAACTTGatgccattaaaaaaaaggtagaaataaatttaacaagATTAGAATTAACCCTTTATTGATAATTCATAAGTACCCGGAACAGTTTATCcactctgattggtcgagagggcatcacgtggggctgtttaaacggatgatataacaccagtaaaaagtgtttaaacataggcGTGACGTGTGAGCTTATCGCGTGATGTGATATGCGTAACGCATTTAATACGCCAGGATGGCCGGTACTCAATGTAAAAAAATGTTAGCACGCGTGCAGACGCACAACCGTTGAGCGTCAACGCAATGTTTATGCGAAAGGGAGCCAAGACAGAAATTGAAAATTGccttgatttgttttacagattcaaattttaataCGCTTTTccacaaaagggcatttatgaatgggaataaaagagtagtgtcACTACAATTTAAACCTTGCAAAGTCTTGGCCGTACGatccacgaccctgccggttttaaacggacgtttaagaccgagtcactactctttttatTCCCTAATTTAAGCAGCTTGGGGTTGTATGCTACCACAAGAACTCAGAAAGAATAGAGGAATGGTCTGAATGTATGCCTGATGAACAGGGGTTGTaatgttgtaaagcgccttgaaGTATCTTATTGGGCTATTATAAGAGTCAAGTagtgttaattttggtttttacccgtacaccgatgtgtgttagcaaggAGTGCTATTGTTaaaaaggaaaggtacaacGTTGAtcatattaactttggttttaccctccctagggagctgagaaagattaaacgAATGTTATTTATTTGCCCAATGACCAAGGGCACTATAAATGTAAAGCGTATTGAGACGTTACTGTGGAATGCGAAATAGGAATTAGTTGTTATTACTATgcaaattggggaggtagtgctttctgctctactggccagggttctgatgatacccaagcctacatccgtatggactgtattaaaggggcaaccctgtttcagccctaggagtaggtggcaacggcctctgaaaaaaaaatatttgtagcccacactttaaagtggccttcaggccttgtgtgtctggcgacgtgcatacatttgttttttacttaaaaaaaagaagatgtgGTTTCCATAACAAAAATGTTCTTTCCAAATTTGAAATCTCTAGTATGACTTCCCAAGAAGTGACCCAACGGCTGTCGATAAGGTCACCCAGACGCTTAAACTGGTACTGTCTGAGCTAGCTcaactggtaaccagtttctcgTACTGCTTTGAGAGTGAGATGCGCCAATGGTGTAACAAGACTCCACCTAAGCTGGCAGGACTCGGACCGGCCATTAAGAGAGTGCACTCTTTGCAAGCGCAGTTTTCCACGGTGAGTCTTGAAGGGTGTTgctaccttttgtagatcaagtttttggccatgacgtAAATTCCTACTCCATTCCTTGTCAgtgcagttaaaggcactggtttaaggcactattggttactcaaaataattgttgccataaaaacttacttggtaacgagtaatggagagctgttgatagtataaaacattttgagagatGGCCAGGTAAAGTAATGTagactttgagaaagaagtaatttcactAAAACATTagaattgaattcaagaccacagctgaggtcttgaattcaagcatctgaaagcacatgtgacaagggtgttttttccttccattcttctctcacaactttgacgaccaattgagtccaaattttaggtttgttattttatgcattaagttgtaatacaccaagtgagaagaccggtcttctaaaagtgtccagtgcctttaactccttcatttattttttattgtttaaacaaatCTACTGTACCATTATAGAgatgtacttttttctttttaataaatgGACAATAAttaacttaataaataatttagattttgtgtgtttgtatattttgatcAGGTGATGGAAGGCTTGAAGTGTATACAAACGTCCTACACTAGTGTATGCAGTATCGGAAATAAGAGAATGAATAAAACAGAATCTACAAGAATTGATAATCTGGGTAggtataaaaaacaaagactGCAGaattggtatacatgtacttctacAGAGCGTTGTAgagtcaaaaacaaaaactattccTTATCCCCGATTGGCAATTGCTTTGTCTGAAAATATTACTGTTCCTAtggcctgaacatctgacgtctaACGTtactgacgtcacacttccaggCCCGTGGATAATGCCAGGGGCCCAGTAGAGGGTGCCTACTCCTTAGTACATGATTCAAACTGGCATCTTTTTACTGATACTGCTAGGTGGTCTGTGTAGTGATTATAGGCGTCGGCTGTAATATATTGATGTCAGCTCTAGAATTTTTGAGTCCTTAGTTTTAATCCATAGTCTCAGGGATGTGATTCTTGGTTATTTTAATtggaaatcaatttttttttaaattcctttcttttactctttttttccttctgtCCTCATAAAGTATCTGTGAGCCAGGCTACATTGGAAAGCTTCCAAGAATGTGTAAGCATCATGAACGAGTCACTACATAGATGTGATGAACAATGGCAGACAAGCACCACCTTGGGGGCTACGTTCATCAGGTAGCGATCACCCACACGGAGGCAACAAAAAGTACGTGGGAAGTTTCCTTTGGGGAGTGGCAAGCAAGCACTATTAGGAACAGTGTTCATCAAGTCGTGAGTGCGACAGCGAATgacaggcatgtatgctttgtCTTTGAAGGGCGcctaggcattttctccttggtaaagggcaccctaccaCCGTAGGGGCAATATTCATCAGGTAGCGATCGCCAATATTGAgacaccccccaaaaaaatatatGGAAAGTTTCCTTGAGGAGTGGCAAGCAAGCACCATTAGGAACAGTGTTCATCAAGTCGTGAGTGCGACAGCGAATgacaggcatgtatgctttgtCTTTGAAGGGCGcctaggcattttctccttggtaaagggcaccctaccaCCGTAGGGGCAATATTCATCAGGTAGCGATCGCCAATATTGAgacaccccccaaaaaaatatatGGAAAGTTTCCTTGAGGAGTGGCAAGCAAGCACCATTAGGAGCAGTGTTCATCATCTCGTGAGTGCCACAGAGAAAGACAGGCATGTATgccttgtttttgaaagggcaagggcaccaaggcattttcttctaaAAGAGGAAACTatacttctactggagcatttcaagggc encodes:
- the LOC117306528 gene encoding HAUS augmin-like complex subunit 7 isoform X2; this encodes MLDNHYVLSETQMDSRLQRLLQIASIMGLCKADDIDLIRGAASSNKQVAFWDQLLDILCISDASDNPQKRSMASPGIISESMTLDDQFDRDCQYLTTLSGQRDLKETFSTKLNLLPPDLLRLIENNIKQQGLEGLRPQPPDRAKLNEVIFKLSKDLEASEAQLDAIKKKYDFPRSDPTAVDKVTQTLKLVLSELAQLVTSFSYCFESEMRQWCNKTPPKLAGLGPAIKRVHSLQAQFSTVMEGLKCIQTSYTSVCSIGNKRMNKTESTRIDNLVSVSQATLESFQECVSIMNESLHRCDEQWQTSTTLGATFIR
- the LOC117306528 gene encoding HAUS augmin-like complex subunit 7 isoform X1 — translated: MAVNSRTPLSRSFKQRLQDLDCPYVDGVDETWIAELLFQPGEARIRLLQWLFSRFDGKLAEMLDNHYVLSETQMDSRLQRLLQIASIMGLCKADDIDLIRGAASSNKQVAFWDQLLDILCISDASDNPQKRSMASPGIISESMTLDDQFDRDCQYLTTLSGQRDLKETFSTKLNLLPPDLLRLIENNIKQQGLEGLRPQPPDRAKLNEVIFKLSKDLEASEAQLDAIKKKYDFPRSDPTAVDKVTQTLKLVLSELAQLVTSFSYCFESEMRQWCNKTPPKLAGLGPAIKRVHSLQAQFSTVMEGLKCIQTSYTSVCSIGNKRMNKTESTRIDNLVSVSQATLESFQECVSIMNESLHRCDEQWQTSTTLGATFIR